In Deinococcus proteolyticus MRP, a single genomic region encodes these proteins:
- a CDS encoding c-type cytochrome, with translation MNEEHQGFSFAEAAVWLLGLVLTIQIGWLAYSMGQGIAGRPFADGRGAAAGATMAAVDSSAPQPANGPQLFAGNCAGCHGAKAEGGVGPSLKTAAGWTLAEFTEATLHGKTPDGRSLAPIMPHFADTGFSGEAATDQQLEAIHTYLGTLQ, from the coding sequence ATGAACGAAGAACACCAAGGATTCAGCTTCGCCGAGGCCGCCGTGTGGCTGCTGGGCCTCGTCCTGACCATTCAGATTGGCTGGCTGGCGTACAGCATGGGCCAAGGCATCGCCGGGCGGCCTTTTGCAGATGGACGCGGCGCGGCAGCCGGCGCCACCATGGCCGCTGTGGACAGCAGCGCGCCGCAGCCTGCCAACGGCCCGCAGCTGTTCGCAGGCAACTGCGCCGGCTGCCATGGGGCCAAGGCCGAAGGCGGAGTCGGCCCCAGCCTGAAAACCGCCGCCGGCTGGACGCTGGCCGAGTTCACCGAAGCCACCCTGCACGGCAAGACCCCGGACGGCCGCTCACTGGCGCCCATCATGCCGCACTTTGCCGACACTGGCTTTAGCGGCGAGGCGGCCACCGACCAGCAGTTGGAGGCCATTCACACCTACCTGGGCACGCTTCAGTAG